One Micromonospora craniellae genomic region harbors:
- a CDS encoding sensor histidine kinase — protein MASEPSWDRDAVIRRIVAASQVVAGPSAAPDLTAVAREIGDGAGLRDCRIAPAARGPARQDVGDPFRDAIRWSGWSAETAGAGDWLPPPGMRIHEVRFAGELVGWWAFSAPLIMPVGPRRRILKDILVVLGPILDAAGLAATLRRELDAVLGYVEETASARRRTVARMDEQRRVLERNLHDGAQHHLVNLRLTVGLIEHQMAVGNVEAVARQLGTLAEQIAQAEGVLYDAASGILPVSLLSGGLCHALESEIGGQEGITLRLPEGPARRYPRVVETAVFYACLEAVTNARKHAPGAGVTVTLSDTYQGLRFSVRDDGPGFDPATRPPDSGLGRLSDRVGAVGGAVTVYSTPGMGTEVEGVVPI, from the coding sequence ATGGCGAGCGAACCTTCGTGGGACCGCGACGCCGTGATCCGCCGGATCGTGGCCGCCAGCCAGGTCGTGGCCGGGCCATCGGCAGCGCCTGACCTGACCGCCGTGGCACGCGAGATCGGCGACGGAGCGGGGTTACGCGACTGCCGGATCGCCCCCGCCGCACGTGGGCCGGCGCGTCAGGACGTCGGCGACCCCTTCCGAGACGCGATCCGCTGGTCCGGGTGGAGCGCCGAGACCGCCGGCGCGGGGGACTGGCTACCACCGCCCGGCATGCGCATCCACGAGGTGCGCTTCGCCGGGGAACTCGTGGGCTGGTGGGCGTTCTCCGCGCCGCTGATCATGCCGGTCGGTCCCCGGCGGCGGATTCTCAAGGACATTCTGGTCGTGCTGGGACCGATCCTGGACGCGGCCGGCCTGGCGGCCACGCTTCGACGTGAGCTGGACGCGGTGCTCGGGTACGTCGAGGAGACCGCGTCGGCACGCAGGCGTACGGTGGCGCGGATGGACGAGCAGCGTCGCGTGCTCGAGCGCAACCTGCACGACGGCGCGCAGCACCATCTTGTCAACCTCCGGCTCACCGTCGGCCTGATCGAGCACCAGATGGCCGTGGGTAACGTGGAGGCCGTCGCCCGGCAACTCGGCACGCTCGCCGAGCAGATCGCCCAGGCCGAGGGGGTCCTCTACGACGCGGCGAGCGGCATCCTGCCGGTCAGCCTGCTGTCCGGCGGGCTCTGCCACGCGCTGGAGTCCGAGATCGGGGGGCAGGAGGGGATCACCCTGCGACTGCCCGAAGGGCCGGCGCGACGCTATCCACGCGTGGTGGAGACGGCGGTTTTCTACGCCTGCCTGGAGGCCGTGACGAACGCCCGCAAGCATGCCCCGGGAGCCGGCGTCACGGTGACGCTCAGCGACACCTACCAGGGGCTGCGGTTCTCCGTGCGCGACGACGGACCCGGCTTCGACCCCGCCACACGGCCTCCGGATTCGGGGCTCGGCCGGCTCAGCGACCGCGTCGGCGCGGTCGGTGGGGCGGTCACCGTGTACTCGACCCCGGGTATGGGCACCGAGGTGGAGGGCGTGGTGCCGATCTGA
- a CDS encoding group II intron maturase-specific domain-containing protein, with product MIANIFLHYGFDTWMGREFPGVGFERFADDVVVHCVTERQAQQVRQAIDRRFADIGLQLHPDKTRIVYCKDDRRRLDYELVTFTFCGYAFRPRKAWDKIRGRARTGFLPAVAPGKLTDMSRKVASWRLHRRTTGNLADLAVEVNPVLRGWLNYFTVFYPSAVYPIGKRIDRHLMRWAKWKYKRLKRSDDRARVWLRDVRQRSPDLFAHWAMRYTT from the coding sequence TTGATCGCCAACATTTTTCTGCACTACGGCTTCGACACCTGGATGGGCCGTGAGTTTCCCGGGGTCGGGTTCGAGCGGTTCGCAGACGATGTGGTGGTCCACTGCGTGACCGAACGTCAGGCGCAACAGGTGCGTCAGGCGATCGATCGTCGGTTCGCGGACATCGGGTTGCAGTTGCACCCCGACAAGACGCGCATCGTGTACTGCAAAGACGACCGGCGCCGTCTCGACTACGAGCTGGTGACGTTCACGTTCTGCGGGTACGCGTTTCGTCCCCGGAAGGCATGGGACAAGATCCGCGGAAGGGCCCGGACCGGGTTCCTACCCGCGGTTGCCCCGGGGAAGCTGACCGATATGAGCCGCAAGGTCGCGTCCTGGCGGCTACATCGACGCACGACCGGCAACCTGGCAGACCTCGCCGTAGAGGTCAACCCTGTCCTTCGGGGCTGGTTGAACTACTTCACCGTGTTTTACCCGAGCGCGGTCTACCCGATCGGCAAGCGCATCGATCGTCATCTGATGCGCTGGGCGAAGTGGAAGTACAAGCGACTCAAACGCAGCGACGACAGAGCTCGAGTATGGCTACGAGACGTCCGGCAACGGTCGCCCGACCTGTTCGCGCACTGGGCGATGCGGTACACGACCTGA
- the tnpC gene encoding IS66 family transposase, translating into MPGLEELSREELIGLTRRLIVQVEQLTQANRELTDRVARLERLVSRNSGNSGMPPSKDDDPGRTPPAEVSTPVPAAGAGKRSRGKQRGAPGAQLSWSPFPDGIVDHFPGGPCGCGSDLASAADLGVYASHQQVDVPAMTATVTQHDRHAVRCGCGAMHVAARPEGVPDAGVSYGPNLQAWCVYLMVVHAIPVARCADLVAALTGSRPSDGFVHALIGRAAAGVAESNRIIRTLIALAHVVSCDETPIRVGARKVKKYLLVACTRLYTWYLLGDRSLDTFKVFVLPDLTGVVVHDRYQNYDAKIFAHLVHQLCVAHLIRDCQDAAETYPDAHWPIQIRQALQGLVHAANLARAQNLPAIGEHIAGPLIDAYRHGVRIGLKEVARVDGRKQPKHRALLEDLHDREADILRFTTDLRIPPTSNQAERDLRPAKTQQKISGRLTSEKVTEHRYAIRGYVSTVTKHGADVMTAIRDAILGRPWTPPAWAPG; encoded by the coding sequence GTGCCGGGCTTGGAGGAGTTGTCGCGCGAGGAGTTGATCGGACTCACGCGACGGCTGATCGTTCAGGTGGAACAGTTGACCCAGGCGAACCGGGAGTTGACTGATCGGGTCGCGCGGTTGGAACGCCTGGTGTCGCGTAACAGTGGGAACTCGGGGATGCCGCCGTCGAAGGATGATGATCCGGGACGGACGCCGCCGGCGGAGGTGTCCACGCCGGTGCCGGCAGCCGGTGCTGGTAAGCGGTCGCGGGGTAAGCAGCGGGGTGCGCCGGGTGCGCAGCTGTCCTGGTCACCGTTTCCGGACGGCATTGTGGATCATTTTCCGGGCGGGCCGTGTGGATGCGGATCGGATCTGGCATCGGCGGCTGATCTGGGGGTTTACGCCTCGCATCAGCAGGTCGATGTGCCGGCGATGACGGCGACGGTCACCCAGCATGATCGGCACGCGGTGCGCTGCGGGTGCGGGGCGATGCACGTGGCGGCCCGCCCCGAGGGGGTGCCGGACGCAGGCGTCTCGTACGGGCCGAATCTTCAGGCGTGGTGCGTCTATCTGATGGTGGTGCACGCGATTCCGGTGGCCCGGTGCGCTGACCTGGTCGCCGCGTTGACCGGCTCGCGTCCGTCGGACGGGTTCGTCCACGCGTTGATCGGCCGGGCCGCGGCGGGGGTGGCCGAGTCGAACCGGATCATCCGCACGCTGATCGCCCTCGCGCATGTGGTCTCCTGCGACGAGACCCCGATCCGGGTCGGTGCCCGCAAGGTCAAGAAGTACCTTCTGGTCGCCTGCACCCGCCTCTACACCTGGTACCTGCTCGGTGACCGCAGCCTCGACACGTTCAAGGTGTTCGTCCTGCCGGACCTGACCGGGGTGGTCGTGCACGACCGTTACCAGAACTACGACGCGAAGATCTTCGCCCACCTGGTCCACCAACTCTGCGTAGCCCACCTGATCCGCGACTGTCAGGACGCCGCCGAGACCTACCCCGACGCGCACTGGCCGATCCAGATCCGCCAGGCGCTACAGGGACTCGTCCACGCCGCGAACCTCGCCCGCGCACAGAACCTGCCCGCGATCGGCGAACACATCGCCGGCCCGCTGATCGACGCCTACCGGCACGGCGTGCGGATCGGGCTCAAGGAGGTCGCCCGGGTGGACGGCCGTAAACAGCCGAAACACCGGGCACTGCTGGAAGACCTCCACGACCGAGAAGCCGACATCCTGCGATTCACCACCGACCTGCGCATCCCACCCACGTCGAACCAGGCCGAACGCGACCTACGGCCCGCGAAGACCCAGCAGAAGATCTCCGGACGGCTCACCAGCGAGAAGGTCACCGAACACCGCTACGCCATCCGCGGTTACGTCTCCACAGTGACCAAACACGGCGCGGATGTCATGACCGCCATCCGCGACGCCATCCTCGGCCGACCCTGGACACCACCCGCCTGGGCACCCGGCTAA
- a CDS encoding IS1380 family transposase has product MSKGSGWDQRLVVGAGGKGLVGHAGAVLLRKCADRTGLTSGLNKVLPRGKGPGWWDRGTVLVSLAVAIVLGATSMSDIAVLAHQGLVFGDRPSEPTVRRALAGLDETALKRIGKARAKVRAHVWALLARRPQGFPWLTVAGKLLSGWVVIDLDATLITAHSPKQGAAATFKKGFGFHPLGAWCANTAECLAMLLRPGSAGSNTVADHIRVLGEAIAQLPVAYRRKILIRVDGAGATHDLLEHIEAMNRLWRSVKFTVGWTITDADEIAIEQLPAEAWTDGLAQDGTAVDTAHVAELTGLNQRLENWNGRLRLLVRRTKPSARHAKNLTALEKRTGWRYAIVATNISRIAGVPGSHQPQWIDALHRSHAGVEDKVRTNKAMGLRNLPSKAWTVNRGWVLAANIAADITSWTRLLGLHDRTTSPTPNPQHCVTGCCTCPRNWPPTPAGVSCPSPRPGRGPTRSPSAGSASPCYH; this is encoded by the coding sequence GTGAGTAAGGGTAGCGGGTGGGATCAGCGGCTGGTCGTCGGCGCGGGCGGGAAGGGTCTGGTCGGTCACGCGGGTGCGGTCCTGCTGCGCAAATGCGCAGATCGGACCGGTCTGACCAGCGGTTTGAACAAGGTGCTACCGCGCGGCAAGGGCCCTGGGTGGTGGGATCGCGGCACGGTCCTGGTCTCACTCGCGGTCGCGATCGTGCTCGGCGCCACGAGCATGTCCGACATCGCGGTCCTCGCCCATCAGGGATTGGTCTTCGGTGATCGGCCGTCGGAGCCAACCGTCCGGCGAGCGTTGGCCGGTCTCGACGAGACCGCGCTGAAACGGATCGGCAAAGCGCGGGCGAAGGTCCGCGCTCACGTATGGGCCCTGCTCGCCCGCCGCCCGCAAGGGTTCCCGTGGCTGACGGTGGCGGGCAAGCTGCTGTCCGGGTGGGTGGTCATCGATCTGGACGCCACCCTGATCACCGCTCACTCACCGAAGCAGGGTGCGGCGGCCACGTTCAAGAAGGGTTTCGGGTTCCATCCGCTCGGTGCGTGGTGTGCGAACACCGCGGAATGCCTGGCCATGCTGCTGCGGCCCGGCAGTGCCGGCTCGAATACGGTCGCCGATCACATCCGGGTTCTCGGTGAGGCGATCGCTCAGTTGCCGGTCGCCTACCGGCGCAAGATTCTGATCAGGGTCGATGGGGCCGGTGCCACCCACGACCTGCTCGAGCACATCGAGGCGATGAACCGGCTGTGGCGCAGCGTGAAGTTCACCGTCGGCTGGACGATCACCGACGCCGACGAGATCGCGATCGAGCAACTGCCTGCTGAAGCGTGGACCGACGGCCTCGCCCAGGACGGCACGGCCGTCGACACCGCGCATGTCGCGGAACTGACCGGCCTCAACCAGCGCCTGGAGAACTGGAACGGCCGGCTACGGCTGCTCGTGCGGCGCACGAAGCCGTCGGCCCGGCACGCGAAGAATCTCACCGCGCTGGAGAAGCGGACCGGCTGGCGGTACGCGATCGTCGCCACCAACATCAGCCGGATCGCCGGGGTGCCGGGCTCGCACCAGCCGCAATGGATCGACGCTTTGCATCGTTCGCACGCAGGAGTGGAAGACAAGGTGCGCACGAACAAGGCCATGGGCCTGCGGAACCTGCCGTCGAAGGCCTGGACCGTCAACCGCGGCTGGGTCCTCGCCGCCAACATCGCCGCGGACATCACTTCCTGGACCCGGTTGCTCGGCCTGCACGACAGGACGACCTCGCCCACGCCGAACCCGCAACACTGCGTTACCGGCTGCTGCACCTGCCCGCGAAACTGGCCGCCCACGCCCGCCGGCGTGTCCTGTCCATCCCCGAGACCTGGCCGTGGGCCGACGCGTTCACCCTCTGCTGGCAGCGCCTCACCCTGCTACCACTGA
- a CDS encoding response regulator transcription factor → MRAGWAIGWVDRAMRVAVVEDSALFREGLIMLLRAAGFDVVGWATNGEDALDLLDGARADVAILDIRMSPEPEGGLATAATVRQRHPDVGVLLLSNYAESHYLMRMLKIGTERIGYRLKDRIVNVEALGDTLRRVAEGEVVIEPEIAQQLVNQLPGAGAGDGDGLRRLTSREMDVLRLMAEGRSNAGIADALFLSTKTVEKHAASIFAKLGLSADIAAYHRRVLAVISYLRARQIEG, encoded by the coding sequence TTGCGTGCCGGCTGGGCGATCGGGTGGGTGGACAGGGCAATGCGGGTAGCCGTCGTCGAGGATTCGGCCTTGTTCCGGGAGGGCCTGATCATGCTGCTGCGCGCGGCCGGATTCGACGTGGTGGGGTGGGCGACGAACGGCGAGGACGCCCTCGACCTGTTGGACGGGGCACGGGCCGACGTGGCGATCCTGGACATCCGGATGTCACCGGAGCCTGAGGGAGGACTCGCCACGGCCGCGACAGTGCGGCAGCGCCATCCGGACGTGGGCGTTCTGCTGCTGTCCAACTACGCCGAGTCGCACTATCTGATGCGGATGCTCAAGATCGGGACGGAGCGGATCGGGTACCGGCTGAAGGACCGCATCGTGAACGTCGAGGCTCTCGGTGACACCCTGCGTCGGGTCGCCGAGGGCGAGGTGGTGATCGAGCCGGAGATTGCGCAACAGCTGGTGAACCAGCTGCCGGGAGCCGGTGCCGGTGACGGTGACGGTCTTCGCCGGCTGACCAGCCGCGAGATGGACGTACTCCGCCTGATGGCGGAGGGGCGGTCCAACGCCGGAATCGCGGACGCTCTCTTTCTGTCGACGAAGACGGTGGAGAAGCACGCGGCGTCGATCTTCGCGAAGCTGGGGCTTTCCGCTGACATCGCGGCCTACCACCGACGGGTACTCGCGGTGATCTCTTACCTCCGTGCGCGGCAGATCGAGGGGTGA